A region from the Palaemon carinicauda isolate YSFRI2023 chromosome 16, ASM3689809v2, whole genome shotgun sequence genome encodes:
- the LOC137655094 gene encoding toll-like receptor Tollo, protein MSVQYRWKQASFLYHLLLFLSLLSSRSSSQTTSSSRATTSSSASNSDYMSNLPAPANDSSRGSPSCLWTSTDVLECQVRILDDDLGAQVTRGHWEDLETSSPPRAWHGRTDSRNIRSLMVECSQVLYYQSRITPVTFQGLEDLEELAIRRCKLDSLPPGSLSALSRLKELEITTHNGDWAALAMDVVEGSLPSHLERVSLAHNNIWTMPPMALCGRSLGHLDLANNHLQDIQVLGFTGRVYPSASSLNISNSSFHLQEVYVTDDSTEYSDNDCGQALQELLLDYNDLVRLPAGGFRVLAGLRELHIRNNDIRLISSEAFEGLKALQKLYLSNNHIIVLQNGTFLDNSQLEGLYLNNNTLSSLSSGVFVGLKELQVLDLSYNRLWFDDDEEDLFKNLHRLVILNLSHNSLSRIPSHLLSDLTSLQQLDLSFNFLSNLNTESLNFLSNLYSLDVSSNQLHSVKEISLRGLVGLSILDLTNNSITDIHPNALHHSSNLKEVYLAANQLQSIPSALQNLSFLKIMDISKNEIVSIQPFLFRDLRNLEHLDISVNKMSGLSEGSFNGLSNLQTLNLSSNYIRTLSDGSFNGIPKIRELIISKNELNDINGIFAGLEHLEVLDLAENNIKMFDYAFIPRLLMKLILKRNRIQKLGNFFKVHGILTLEVIDASHNAIQKLTEVSLPNTIREVILHNNEISVILPNTFRDKSALQVLDIRMNLLRKLDPQSVSVRGMAGNQAQAQLSLSGNPLQCDCEMEWLFGSSGIPQTTPVATEVTFLQPRVNDLALVTCTLSHSRTGSTVLTRVLETTPENYLCPYETHCFAICHCCDFIACDCQMKCPSECSCFHDDTWSINLVDCSGGNLNQLPDKVPMDATIVLLDGNNFEILHAHPFIGRHSIQQLYLNNSQIKTLHNRTFHGLTSLRSLHLQDNMIVHLKGFEFSGLGQLKELYLQNNRLSFINNATFADLESLEILRLDNNFIIDFPVWLLSKNVFLTQVSIANNPWKCDCQFVESLREWESHTSNLLLDPESVFCVHSSSGVVGSGIILPGFSCTKSQHGVMRYQFGQQELPFLAGSLCGGVALISALVVVAMLIARRSASTASKLGINDSQNYCQEEDGKVFDAYISYSANDASFTRDVLATKLENSCPSYKLCLHSRDFTENSRLSEFISQSISFSRRTIIVLSKNYIDNEWKNAIFKKAHTDNLKESDTNIIAIYHDGVSYSSFDADLKSVLKNSTKIYWGDKHFWKKLTNSMPQKQTYTNIPVYMSDNTYKPTMPSPITQPASTMPSSSSVLTSTSGLTTPSDMSRKPCYQQENIETYTSPPPPRPCYASPLPCDYIVMQGQECNDLECPCHNQSSNAFAFTNGDSSSLHTYSSLDAFANSLPQTSSLEPFTPRATSPSSNHYSVIDVPIRRTVRESKKKKKRPQSQAGPSATLEPNEDSTKHQTQSDTFRRTKSLRISKHKKDRSIPGTAGSLRDYPCEQYTDPIPTSVNSCDGLNTHSIMNANDLYIGLADSPPEPTALSEECFV, encoded by the coding sequence ggaTTGGAGGACCTGGAAGAACTGGCCATACGACGATGTAAACTGGACAGCCTTCCCCCCGGAAGTCTCTCCGCCTTGAGCCGCCTCAAGGAGCTAGAAATAACGACCCACAATGGCGACTGGGCCGCCCTAGCTATGGATGTGGTCGAAGGGTCGCTGCCATCCCATCTGGAGAGGGTCTCCCTCGCCCACAACAACATCTGGACGATGCCCCCAATGGCCCTGTGTGGGAGGAGTCTCGGTCATCTGGATCTAGCCAATAACCACCTGCAGGATATCCAGGTTCTTGGGTTCACCGGGAGGGTGTATCCTTCCGCGTCGTCGCTGAACATCTCCAACAGCAGCTTTCACTTGCAGGAAGTGTATGTGACGGATGATTCAACAGAGTATTCGGATAATGACTGTGGCCAGGCACTGCAAGAGCTGCTCCTGGATTATAATGACTTGGTGAGGCTTCCCGCGGGTGGTTTCCGGGTCTTGGCCGGTCTCCGCGAGCTACATATTCGCAACAACGATATCAGGCTTATATCAAGTGAAGCCTTTGAAGGGCTTAAAGCCTTACAAAAACTCTATTTATCTAATAATCATATCATTGTTTTACAGAATGGAACTTTTCTTGATAATTCACAGTTAGAGGGTTTGTATCTAAACAATAACACATTAAGTTCACTTAGTTCAGGCGTTTTTGTGGGTTTGAAGGAGTTACAGGTACTCGATCTATCATATAATAGATTGTGGTTCGATGACGATGAAGAAGACCTATTCAAAAACCTACATAGATTAGTAATCCTCAATCTATCCCACAACTCTCTCTCTAGAATTCCATCCCATCTACTCAGCGATCTTACTTCTCTCCAACAACTAGATCTCTCTTTCAATTTCCTTTCCAATCTTAATACTGAAAGTCTCAACTTCCTTTCAAACTTATATTCCTTAGACGTATCCAGTAATCAGTTACATTCTGTTAAGGAAATTAGTTTAAGAGGACTTGTTGGGTTAAGTATTCTTGATCTGACCAACAACTCCATAACTGACATACATCCAAACGCTCTACATCACAGCTCGAATTTGAAAGAGGTTTACCTTGCTGCTAATCAGTTGCAGTCTATCCCCAGTGCTCTTCAgaatctttcttttttaaagatcATGGACATTAGCAAAAATGAGATAGTTAGTATCCAGCCTTTCTTATTTCGCGACCTCAGGAATTTAGAACACCTTGACATTAGCGTTAACAAAATGAGTGGCCTGTCAGAAGGATCATTTAATGGTCTTTCAAACTTGCAAACTCTTAACCTTTCATCTAATTATATAAGAACACTAAGTGATGGATCATTTAATGGTATCCCTAAAATTAGAGAGCTTATTATATCGAAAAATGAACTGAATGACATAAACGGTATTTTTGCTGGACTTGAACACCTAGAAGTGTTAGATTTGGCAGAAAATAACATAAAGATGTTTGATTACGCTTTTATTCCAAGACTGCTTATGAAACTCATCCTAAAAAGAAATCGGATTCAGAAGCTTGGAAACTTCTTCAAAGTGCATGGCATATTAACGCTGGAAGTCATTGATGCGAGTCACAATgcaatacagaaattaacagaagtGTCACTTCCAAACACCATAAGAGAAGTTATTCTTCACAATAATGAAATCAGTGTTATTCTCCCAAATACGTTCCGTGATAAAAGCGCTCTTCAGGTATTAGATATAAGGATGAACTTGCTAAGAAAGCTTGATCCACAGTCAGTCAGTGTTAGAGGCATGGCTGGAAACCAAGCACAAGCTCAGTTGTCCCTCTCTGGAAACCCACTACAATGTGACTGCGAGATGGAATGGCTTTTTGGATCCTCTGGCATTCCTCAGACAACACCAGTAGCAACAGAGGTGACGTTTTTGCAGCCTCGCGTTAATGACTTGGCTCTGGTTACCTGTACGTTATCGCATTCACGCACAGGTTCCACAGTCTTGACTCGAGTGCTTGAAACAACTCCTGAAAATTATCTGTGCCCGTATGAGACTCATTGCTTTGCAATTTGTCACTGCTGCGATTTCATTGCATGCGATTGTCAGATGAAGTGTCCAAGTGAATGTTCATGTTTTCATGATGACACTTGGTCTATAAATCTGGTTGACTGTTCTGGAGGAAATTTGAATCAGTTACCAGATAAGGTACCAATGGATGCTACAATAGTTCTGTTAGATGGAAACAACTTTGAAATTCTACATGCTCATCCATTCATTGGTCGACATAGCATACAACAATTGTATTTGAATAATTCCCAAATAAAAACTCTACACAATCGTACATTTCACGGTCTGACATCTCTGAGGTCTCTGCATTTGCAAGATAATATGATAGTACACCTAAAAGGCTTCGAGTTTTCTGGTCTTGGACAGCTTAAGGAACTTTACCTTCAAAATAATCGTCTATCTTTTATTAACAATGCTACTTTTGCTGACCTGGAATCCTTGGAAATATTGAGATTAGACAATAATTTCATTATTGATTTTCCTGTTTGGCTCCTAAGTAAGAATGTTTTCTTAACTCAAGTGTCAATTGCCAATAATCCATGGAAGTGTGACTGTCAGTTTGTTGAATCTCTCAGGGAATGGGAAAGCCACACGTCAAATCTGTTATTAGATCCCGAAAGTGTTTTCTGTGTTCACAGCAGTTCAGGTGTTGTTGGATCTGGCATCATTCTTCCTGGTTTCTCTTGCACCAAATCTCAACATGGTGTCATGAGGTATCAGTTTGGTCAACAAGAACTTCCATTTCTTGCAGGCAGTCTATGTGGTGGCGTTGCTCTCATTAGCGCACTGGTCGTCGTAGCAATGCTAATTGCTAGGCGCAGTGCATCAACAGCAAGTAAACTTGGAATTAATGATTCTCAAAATTACTGCCAAGAGGAGGATGGTAAAGTCTTTGATGCTTATATAAGCTACAGTGCTAATGATGCAAGTTTTACAAGAGATGTTTTAGCTACAAAACTTGAAAATAGCTGTCCTAGCTACAAGCTCTGCTTGCATTCCAGAGATTTTACTGAGAATAGTAGATTGTCGGAGTTTATATCACAGTCGATAAGCTTCAGCAGAAGAACAATAATAGTTCTTtccaaaaattatattgataatgaatggaaaaatgcTATATTTAAGAAAGCACATACAGATAACTTGAAGGAGAGTGATACAAACATAATTGCCATTTACCACGATGGTGTGTCTTATTCATCTTTTGATGCAGATTTAAAGTCTGTCCTTAAAAACAGTACAAAGATTTACTGGGGAGATAAACATTTTTGGAAGAAACTAACAAATTCAATGCCACAAAAACAGACATATACAAACATACCAGTTTACATGTCTGATAACACATACAAACCCACAATGCCTTCTCCCATAACACAGCCTGCATCAACAATGCCCTCCTCTTCTTCCGTCCTTACCAGTACATCAGGTCTTACAACACCTTCAGATATGAGCAGAAAACCTTGTTATCAACAGGAAAATATAGAAACATATACTTCCCCACCACCCCCGAGGCCATGTTATGCCTCTCCATTGCCTTGCGACTATATCGTAATGCAAGGACAAGAGTGTAATGACCTAGAGTGCCCTTGTCATAACCAGTCTAGTAATGCCTTTGCTTTCACAAATGGTGACAGCTCTTCCCTCCATACGTATTCTTCCCTTGATGCATTTGCTAACAGCCTACCCCAAACCTCATCCTTGGAACCCTTCACTCCGCGAGCGACGTCCCCATCAAGCAATCACTATAGTGTCATTGATGTGCCTATAAGAAGAACCGTCCGAgaaagcaagaagaagaaaaagaggccTCAGAGTCAGGCAGGTCCTTCTGCCACATTAGAACCCAATGAAGACTCTACAAAGCACCAAACCCAGAGTGACACTTTTAGAAGGACCAAAAGTCTACGAATTTCTAAGCATAAGAAAGATCGCAGTATTCCAGGCACTGCGGGGTCTCTTAGGGATTATCCTTGCGAGCAATATACAGATCCCATACCCACCTCAGTGAACAGCTGTGATGGTCTCAATACCCACAGCATAATGAATGCTAATGATTTGTACATAGGCCTTGCTGATTCACCTCCAGAACCTACAGCACTGAGCGAAGAGTGCTTCGTCTAG